A single Penaeus vannamei isolate JL-2024 chromosome 22, ASM4276789v1, whole genome shotgun sequence DNA region contains:
- the LOC138865712 gene encoding uncharacterized protein, whose product MVKYLKILVDHFYCFTEKKPGAIECELHLIISLMSHIMKLILRIIMARARNEIKFEISEVPCGFVEDAGTRNAIFMIRMLSERAIEMQKDLYVCFIDYTKAFDKVQHAELLKMLETLDLDGKDIRLIRNLYWEQTACMRVENQLTESQEKLQDLLDKVVDASRKKEMTNKRKETECMVVSKHTSPPCELKIEQEKIKKVQKFNYLGSMVSDDGRCDTEIRKRIGIAKDTFQKLGTVFKDRRLGSETKVRVLDCYVNSVLLYGSECWTISAQMEKRLEATEMRFFRRMLQISWTDHVTIQEIL is encoded by the exons ATGGTGAAATACCTGAAGATCTTAGTCGATCATTTTTATTGCTTTACCGAAAAAAAACCGGGTGCCATTGAATGTGAACTTCACCTGATTATCAGCCTGATGAGTCACATCATGAAACTGATACTGAGAATAATTATGGCTAGAGCTCGAAATGAAATTAAATTTGAAATCAGTGAAGTGCCGTGTGGTTTTGTAGAAGACGCTGGAACTAGGAATGCAATTTTTATGATAAGAATGCTATCAGAACGGGCAATCGAGATGCAAAAGGACTTGTACGTGTGTTTTATAGATTATACCAAGGCATTCGACAAGGTGCAACATGCAGAATTGCTAAAAATGTTAGAAACATTAGATCTGGATGGAAAAGACATTCGCCTGATTCGAAATTTATACTGGGAACAGACTGCCTGCATGCGGGTTGAAAATCAACTCA CGGAGTCGCAAGAAAAACTGCAAGATCTACTAGACAAGGTTGTAGATGCTagtaggaagaaagaaatgaccaATAAACGTAAGGAGACAGAATGCATGGTTGTTAGCAAGCATACAAGTCCACCATGTGAGCTGAAAATTGAAcaggaaaagattaagaaagtgCAGAAATTTAACTATTTGGGAAGCATGGTGAGTGACGATGGGCGATGTGACACTGAAATTAGAAAGCGTATCGGAATAGCAAAAGACACTTTTCAAAAGCTTGGTACAGTTTTTAAAGATCGCAGACTTGGTAGTGAAACAAAAGTTAGAGTATTGGACTGTTACGTCAATTCGGTTTTACTATATGGCAGTGAATGCTGGACAATATCAGCACAAATGGAAAAAAGGCTGGAGGCCACAGAGATGCGGTTCTTTAGGAGAATGCTACAAATTTCATGGACTGACCACGTGACCATTCAGGAAATACTGTAA